One segment of Halococcus salsus DNA contains the following:
- a CDS encoding gamma-glutamyltransferase family protein has translation MPAPDLDRFTSRRSTVYATEGVVATSQPLAAEAGVETLREGGNAFDAAVATAAALNVVEPTSTGLGGDVFALYRTADGEVGAMSSCGGAPAEATIENVRESVETHADADEWYPEDRGAAVDSGGERGMPFLGPHAVTIPGTARGWETTIERFGCGTLSDALQPAIRYATDGYPVTEVIADHWKGAESLFTDENAAEAYLNDGHAPTVGERMRLPRLGESLEAIATEGADVVYEGRIGEAIAEEIQSKGGFLTTDDLAAFEPAFPDPVSTRYNGAEVYELPPNNQGLIALEALNIAEEIDAGSHPLDTPERVHYFAEATKRAFHDGHRYITDPTYEDVPPLASEAWAAERANDVDATASDVSFGVPDSHAEDADTVLLCVADAAGNVVSFINSRFAGFGSGLVAGDTGIALQNRGASFSLDPDHPNSLEPGKRPFHTLIPGLVDFAPDEGRDDWAAFGVMGGFMQPQGHVQTISNVMDYDLPLQAALDLPRWRYREDGSLAIEGRMDGNLATKLARMGHDVRVLPPVQFGGAQIARNNEGILSGATEPRKDGTVAGY, from the coding sequence ATGCCAGCACCCGATCTCGATCGATTCACCTCCCGCCGCTCGACCGTCTACGCCACCGAGGGGGTCGTCGCCACCAGCCAGCCGCTCGCCGCCGAAGCGGGTGTCGAGACCCTCCGGGAGGGCGGCAACGCCTTCGACGCCGCCGTCGCCACCGCCGCGGCGCTCAACGTCGTCGAACCGACGAGCACGGGCCTCGGCGGCGACGTCTTCGCGCTCTACCGCACCGCCGACGGCGAGGTCGGCGCGATGTCGTCCTGTGGCGGCGCGCCCGCCGAGGCCACGATCGAGAACGTCCGCGAGTCGGTCGAGACCCACGCGGACGCCGACGAGTGGTATCCCGAAGACCGCGGAGCGGCGGTCGACAGCGGCGGCGAGCGCGGGATGCCGTTCCTCGGTCCGCACGCCGTCACCATCCCCGGGACGGCGCGGGGGTGGGAGACGACCATCGAGCGCTTCGGCTGTGGAACCCTGAGCGACGCGCTTCAGCCCGCGATCCGCTACGCGACGGATGGGTATCCCGTCACGGAGGTCATCGCCGACCACTGGAAGGGTGCCGAGAGCCTGTTCACCGACGAGAACGCCGCCGAGGCGTACCTGAACGACGGCCACGCGCCGACGGTCGGCGAGCGCATGCGTCTGCCTCGACTCGGTGAGAGCCTGGAGGCGATCGCCACAGAGGGTGCGGACGTGGTCTACGAGGGTCGGATCGGTGAGGCGATCGCCGAGGAGATTCAGTCGAAGGGCGGTTTTCTCACCACCGACGACCTCGCGGCCTTCGAGCCGGCCTTCCCCGACCCGGTCTCGACGCGCTACAACGGTGCGGAGGTCTACGAACTCCCGCCGAACAATCAGGGATTGATTGCGCTCGAAGCGCTGAATATTGCCGAAGAGATCGACGCCGGTAGCCATCCGCTCGACACGCCCGAGCGGGTTCACTACTTCGCGGAGGCCACCAAACGCGCGTTCCACGACGGCCACCGCTACATCACCGATCCGACCTACGAAGACGTACCGCCGCTCGCGTCCGAGGCGTGGGCGGCGGAGCGAGCGAACGACGTCGACGCGACCGCGAGCGACGTGAGCTTTGGCGTCCCTGACTCACACGCCGAGGACGCAGATACCGTCCTCCTCTGTGTCGCCGACGCCGCGGGCAACGTGGTCTCGTTCATCAACTCGCGCTTCGCGGGCTTCGGGAGCGGGCTGGTCGCCGGCGACACCGGGATCGCCCTCCAGAACCGCGGCGCGTCGTTCTCGCTCGACCCCGACCACCCGAACAGCCTCGAGCCGGGCAAACGGCCGTTCCACACCCTGATCCCTGGCCTCGTGGACTTCGCGCCCGACGAGGGCCGCGACGACTGGGCCGCCTTCGGCGTGATGGGCGGGTTCATGCAGCCCCAGGGCCACGTCCAGACCATCTCGAACGTCATGGACTACGACCTCCCGCTCCAGGCCGCGCTCGACCTCCCGCGATGGCGCTACCGCGAGGACGGCTCGCTCGCGATCGAGGGGCGGATGGATGGAAACCTCGCGACCAAACTCGCGCGGATGGGTCACGACGTTCGGGTGCTTCCACCCGTACAGTTCGGCGGCGCACAGATAGCGCGAAACAACGAGGGGATCCTCTCGGGTGCGACCGAACCCCGAAAGGACGGCACCGTCGCCGGCTACTGA
- a CDS encoding ABC transporter substrate-binding protein, with protein MTNDSSGRRTRRRFLLATGAAGAAALAGCSGGGSDGGSNGSNGSSANGSGGGSDGAAGNASAGNATAGASGGSNERGRLDLVSASVSSFDPVAASDTASGAVTTQVFDGLMTYPNGEIPVTNLIAADYEVSDDYTTYTFSLKEGVTFHNGDEVTANDFVYSYERLAASPNSQAVADILDSVGIAHETDGDDAYRPGTLATEAVDDYTFRFEIEQPFHAALQVLSNNQFAAVPEGIVGDIEGYDGEMEQGAFANDPVGAGPFRFAGMEAGTAVDVERFENYHGEVPQVSGVNWQIIEDSSSIYNYVVGRNADVFNIPTAQYQQEKATIERTDDQGRRHGTYGPLKNGETVNYLEVPSLSVYYIGFNVPNVPTPVRKAMAYALDQSTVVDQVFKGRGLPAYHYTVPSIYPGGPEAYQRHAKQQYPYGYNETQLDEARRVMEEAGYSQNDPFELGFTIYQSDTWLQTAKLLRDQLASAHIEMTIQQIQFSALLEQIQNGNVEAFTLGWIVPWAAPDAFLKHLNPATSDTSAASPESYSNQPTDTETAQRAISAWETVQENPAPTDAAQQARNDAYVTMEEANWETVASLPVYHETTPRFWYEAVDIPPFGVAGDYKQKFNRVSISG; from the coding sequence GTGACAAACGACAGCAGTGGCCGGCGGACGAGGCGACGATTCCTTCTGGCGACGGGCGCGGCGGGTGCGGCCGCGCTCGCGGGTTGTTCCGGTGGGGGTAGTGATGGCGGGTCGAATGGGTCGAACGGGTCGAGCGCCAACGGCAGCGGCGGTGGTTCCGACGGAGCCGCCGGCAACGCAAGCGCCGGGAACGCCACCGCCGGCGCGAGCGGCGGGTCGAACGAGCGCGGTCGGCTCGACCTCGTCAGCGCCAGCGTCTCGTCGTTCGACCCCGTCGCGGCGTCCGACACGGCCTCGGGGGCGGTGACCACGCAGGTCTTCGACGGGCTGATGACCTACCCGAACGGCGAGATACCGGTCACGAACCTCATCGCGGCCGATTACGAGGTCTCCGACGACTACACGACCTACACCTTCTCGCTGAAGGAGGGGGTCACGTTCCACAACGGCGACGAGGTCACCGCGAACGACTTCGTCTACAGCTACGAGCGCCTCGCGGCGTCGCCGAACTCCCAGGCGGTCGCGGACATCCTCGATTCGGTCGGGATCGCCCACGAGACCGACGGCGACGACGCCTACAGACCCGGCACGCTCGCCACCGAGGCGGTCGACGACTACACCTTCCGCTTCGAGATCGAACAGCCGTTCCACGCCGCGCTCCAGGTGCTCTCGAACAACCAGTTCGCGGCGGTCCCCGAGGGGATCGTCGGCGACATCGAGGGCTATGACGGCGAGATGGAGCAGGGCGCGTTCGCGAACGACCCCGTCGGCGCGGGGCCGTTCCGATTCGCGGGCATGGAAGCCGGCACCGCAGTCGACGTCGAGCGGTTCGAGAACTACCACGGCGAGGTCCCGCAGGTCTCGGGGGTCAACTGGCAGATAATCGAGGACTCGAGCTCCATCTACAACTACGTGGTCGGCCGGAACGCGGACGTCTTCAACATCCCGACCGCCCAGTACCAACAGGAGAAGGCCACGATCGAACGTACCGACGACCAGGGCCGACGCCACGGCACCTACGGTCCGCTCAAGAACGGCGAGACGGTGAACTACCTCGAAGTGCCGTCGCTGTCGGTCTACTACATCGGTTTCAACGTCCCGAACGTGCCGACGCCCGTCCGGAAGGCGATGGCGTACGCCCTCGACCAGTCCACCGTCGTCGACCAGGTGTTCAAGGGTCGTGGGCTACCGGCGTACCACTACACCGTCCCGAGCATCTACCCCGGCGGCCCGGAGGCCTACCAGCGCCACGCGAAACAGCAGTACCCCTACGGCTACAACGAGACACAACTCGACGAGGCCCGTCGGGTGATGGAGGAGGCGGGTTACAGCCAGAACGACCCGTTCGAACTCGGGTTCACGATCTACCAGTCCGACACGTGGCTCCAGACCGCGAAGCTCCTCCGCGACCAGCTCGCGAGCGCCCACATCGAGATGACGATCCAGCAGATCCAGTTCTCGGCGCTGCTCGAACAGATCCAGAACGGCAACGTCGAGGCGTTCACGCTCGGGTGGATCGTGCCGTGGGCCGCGCCGGACGCCTTCCTCAAACACCTGAACCCCGCGACCTCGGACACCAGTGCGGCCTCGCCCGAGTCGTACTCGAACCAGCCGACGGACACCGAGACCGCCCAGCGCGCCATCTCGGCGTGGGAGACGGTTCAGGAGAACCCCGCACCGACCGACGCGGCCCAGCAGGCCCGCAACGACGCCTATGTCACGATGGAGGAGGCGAACTGGGAGACGGTGGCGAGCCTCCCGGTCTACCACGAGACGACCCCGCGGTTCTGGTACGAGGCGGTCGACATCCCGCCGTTCGGGGTCGCCGGCGACTACAAACAGAAGTTCAACCGGGTCTCCATCAGCGGCTGA
- a CDS encoding LURP-one-related/scramblase family protein yields the protein MSRTDDALAGIELTDDEYRVVQSLVRNKYRAYDSSGDVVLKGSQKMFRLKEEFPFVGPDGDPVFTVTAGGILDVAGNYTLTDDVTGEPVVVLDRQWTMLTDKWTLRDPDDESVIARIESGSTLADLLRYASDVFSFIPHSYEITDAGGGHVGSIDGRFSLRDEYTVRVEDTGDVPKEAVIAAAMVIDAIEGN from the coding sequence ATGTCACGCACCGACGACGCTCTCGCGGGCATCGAACTCACCGACGACGAGTACCGAGTCGTCCAATCGTTGGTCCGGAACAAGTACCGGGCCTACGACTCGTCGGGCGACGTGGTCCTCAAGGGCTCACAGAAGATGTTCCGGCTGAAGGAGGAGTTCCCGTTCGTCGGCCCGGATGGCGACCCGGTGTTCACCGTCACGGCGGGGGGCATCCTCGACGTCGCCGGCAACTACACCCTCACCGACGACGTCACCGGCGAACCGGTCGTCGTGCTCGATCGGCAGTGGACGATGCTGACCGACAAGTGGACCCTCCGCGACCCGGACGACGAGTCCGTCATCGCGCGGATCGAGTCCGGGAGCACCCTCGCGGACCTCCTCAGATACGCCTCCGACGTCTTCTCGTTCATCCCCCACTCGTACGAGATCACCGACGCCGGTGGCGGCCACGTGGGCTCGATCGACGGGCGGTTCTCGCTCCGCGACGAGTACACCGTCAGGGTCGAGGACACCGGCGACGTCCCGAAGGAGGCCGTTATCGCCGCCGCGATGGTGATCGACGCCATCGAGGGGAACTGA
- a CDS encoding OFA family MFS transporter, giving the protein MASDIDHGARAKEVLGRSRWWQVVAAALMMGLISPYQYVWSSIEGPLAADLNVQLSALSVVFTLFVAIQSLSQFPVGIWRDNHGPRTISLVAGVLAGGGYLGLAYATAIWQVYLLYSLGALGVGIVYTVAVNTALKWFPDKRGLTTGVGTMAFAAGSAVFIPYVRANTGLGAYSEVLRNMGLLIGVGILVGAVALRDPPEDWLADDDDDQRTAANGGTTSGDTRRQYTPREVLRTWQFWILFVTFTFVNAAGLLVTAKVVSFAQSFGLAAAVATTSATVLALVGGLSRIVVGGVSDRVSRKWAIVVMSLVSGLGLFAMVWLGRLGSGVGFIAAVVVTTFFWSPQFTLYPSLVGDYYGEANSSSNYALVYMGKVGGGVLGGAVAGWLIAVAGWTPTFLAGGVLAILAGLMSIALKPPE; this is encoded by the coding sequence GTGGCCTCCGACATCGACCACGGGGCACGCGCGAAGGAGGTTCTGGGGCGGTCGCGGTGGTGGCAGGTCGTCGCCGCCGCGCTGATGATGGGGCTCATCAGCCCCTACCAGTACGTCTGGTCGTCGATCGAGGGCCCGCTCGCCGCCGACCTCAACGTCCAGCTCTCGGCGCTCAGCGTGGTCTTCACGCTCTTCGTCGCGATCCAGTCCCTCTCGCAGTTCCCGGTCGGCATCTGGCGCGACAACCACGGCCCCCGAACGATCAGCCTCGTCGCGGGCGTGCTCGCCGGCGGGGGCTACCTCGGATTGGCCTACGCGACGGCGATCTGGCAGGTCTACCTGCTCTACTCGCTCGGCGCGCTCGGGGTCGGTATCGTCTACACCGTGGCGGTGAACACCGCGCTCAAGTGGTTCCCCGACAAGCGCGGGCTCACCACCGGGGTCGGCACGATGGCCTTCGCCGCCGGGAGCGCCGTGTTCATCCCGTACGTCCGTGCGAACACGGGCCTGGGGGCCTACTCGGAGGTCCTCCGGAACATGGGTCTCCTGATCGGGGTCGGCATCCTCGTCGGCGCGGTCGCGCTCCGCGACCCGCCGGAGGACTGGCTCGCCGACGACGATGACGACCAACGAACCGCCGCGAACGGGGGCACGACAAGCGGGGACACCCGCCGCCAGTACACCCCGCGCGAGGTGCTCCGAACCTGGCAGTTCTGGATCCTGTTCGTGACCTTCACGTTCGTCAACGCCGCCGGCCTGTTGGTGACGGCGAAGGTGGTCTCGTTCGCCCAGAGCTTCGGGCTCGCCGCCGCGGTCGCCACCACCTCCGCGACGGTGCTCGCCCTAGTCGGCGGCCTCAGCCGGATCGTCGTCGGTGGGGTCTCGGACAGGGTCTCCCGAAAGTGGGCTATCGTGGTGATGTCGCTGGTCTCGGGGCTCGGGCTGTTCGCGATGGTCTGGCTCGGCCGGCTGGGGTCCGGGGTGGGGTTCATCGCCGCCGTGGTCGTCACCACCTTCTTCTGGAGCCCGCAGTTCACGCTCTATCCCAGTCTCGTCGGCGACTACTACGGCGAGGCGAACTCCTCCAGCAACTACGCGCTGGTCTACATGGGCAAGGTCGGCGGCGGCGTGCTCGGCGGTGCGGTCGCGGGCTGGCTGATCGCGGTCGCGGGCTGGACGCCGACCTTCCTCGCCGGTGGCGTGCTCGCGATCCTCGCGGGTCTCATGTCCATCGCCCTCAAACCGCCCGAGTAA
- the sufD gene encoding Fe-S cluster assembly protein SufD — MSTQLHANLTEEQVREISSRLDEPEWLLQQRLDALGALSELDMPDVIRTPGRNWTNLYDLDFESLVDPLNAAEEKDQVGPDEVEVMSIAEALDSHEELVREHFGSVIDPQENYLTALQTALFSTGTVVVVPDGVDAEDITVRTRMNSRSLFNYTLVITGKSSSATILERQTTGEEVDGERYYSGLVEIAAGENSNVQYGSLQNLDETSYDYTLKRGHADVNATINWIEGNVGSRLTKSSVETRLLGEGSETHIVGAFFGHNDQHFDVASRVWHEAEHTTADLVTRGVLDDHARSVYEGVQDVGRDAWNTSSYQRENTLMLSDESEADASPKLIINNHDTEASHAASVGQVDELDLFYMTSRGVSPRTARNMLVEGFFVPVLEEIAVEEFRDDLSGLVAARLRE; from the coding sequence ATGAGTACACAGCTACACGCAAACCTCACGGAGGAGCAGGTACGGGAGATATCGAGCCGGCTCGACGAGCCAGAGTGGCTACTCCAGCAGCGCCTCGACGCGCTCGGCGCGCTCTCGGAACTCGACATGCCGGACGTGATCCGGACGCCGGGTCGTAACTGGACCAACCTCTACGACCTCGACTTCGAGTCGTTGGTCGACCCGCTCAACGCGGCCGAGGAGAAGGACCAGGTGGGCCCCGACGAGGTCGAGGTCATGTCGATCGCCGAGGCGCTCGACAGCCACGAGGAGCTCGTTCGCGAGCACTTCGGCAGCGTCATCGACCCGCAGGAGAACTACCTCACGGCGCTCCAGACCGCGCTGTTCTCGACCGGCACAGTGGTGGTCGTCCCCGACGGCGTCGACGCCGAGGACATCACGGTGCGGACCCGGATGAACTCCCGGTCGCTGTTCAACTACACCCTCGTCATTACTGGCAAATCGAGCTCGGCGACGATCCTCGAACGCCAGACGACCGGGGAGGAGGTGGACGGTGAACGCTACTACTCCGGACTCGTCGAGATCGCCGCGGGCGAGAACTCCAACGTCCAGTACGGCTCGCTCCAGAACCTCGACGAGACGAGCTACGACTACACCCTGAAGCGCGGCCACGCCGACGTCAACGCCACGATCAACTGGATCGAGGGCAACGTCGGCTCGCGACTCACGAAGTCCTCGGTCGAGACGCGACTGCTGGGTGAGGGCTCCGAGACCCACATCGTCGGGGCCTTCTTCGGCCACAACGACCAGCACTTCGACGTCGCCTCGCGGGTGTGGCACGAGGCCGAACACACGACCGCCGACCTCGTGACCCGCGGCGTGCTCGACGACCACGCCCGGTCGGTCTACGAGGGCGTCCAGGACGTCGGCCGGGACGCGTGGAACACGAGTTCCTACCAGCGCGAGAACACCCTGATGCTGAGCGACGAATCGGAGGCCGACGCCTCGCCGAAGCTCATCATCAACAACCACGACACCGAGGCCTCCCACGCCGCGTCGGTGGGGCAGGTCGACGAACTGGACCTGTTCTACATGACCTCGCGCGGGGTCTCGCCGCGGACGGCGCGGAACATGCTCGTGGAGGGGTTCTTCGTGCCGGTGCTCGAAGAGATCGCGGTCGAGGAGTTCCGCGACGACCTCTCGGGGCTCGTGGCGGCGCGCCTTCGGGAGTAA
- a CDS encoding ABC transporter ATP-binding protein has protein sequence MARLQLKNLHAKVAEGGEKILDGVDLEVSSGEIHALMGPNGSGKSTTAKVIAGHPAYEVTEGEVLVHLDEDEFEGMTIPEEKRTWNLLDLEPNERAAVGVFLGFQYPVEIEGVTMVNFLRTALNAKLEERDDLFEEGEAEVEEEEDSGYDTSPMEGNVDEGEVSVSEFQELMAEKMDQLDMDTTFAQRYLNAGFSGGEKKQNEVLQAAILEPSIAVLDEIDSGLDIDRLQDVSKGINALRDEQGAGILQITHYQRILDYVEPDHVHVMLDGKIATSGGPELAERLEDEGYDWVREEAYETA, from the coding sequence ATGGCACGGCTACAGCTCAAGAACCTTCACGCGAAGGTCGCGGAGGGCGGGGAGAAGATCCTCGACGGCGTCGACCTCGAAGTGTCGTCGGGCGAGATCCACGCGCTGATGGGACCCAACGGCTCGGGCAAGTCCACGACCGCGAAGGTCATCGCGGGCCACCCGGCCTACGAGGTCACCGAGGGCGAGGTGCTGGTCCACCTCGACGAGGACGAGTTCGAGGGGATGACGATCCCCGAGGAGAAGCGGACCTGGAACCTCCTCGACCTCGAACCCAACGAACGCGCAGCGGTCGGCGTCTTCCTGGGATTCCAGTACCCCGTCGAGATCGAGGGCGTCACGATGGTGAACTTCCTCCGAACGGCGCTCAACGCCAAGCTCGAAGAGCGCGACGACCTCTTCGAGGAGGGCGAGGCCGAGGTGGAAGAAGAGGAAGACTCGGGCTACGACACCTCGCCGATGGAGGGTAACGTCGACGAGGGCGAGGTCAGCGTCTCGGAGTTCCAGGAGCTGATGGCCGAGAAGATGGACCAGCTCGACATGGACACCACGTTCGCCCAGCGCTACCTCAACGCGGGCTTCTCCGGTGGGGAGAAGAAGCAGAACGAGGTGCTTCAGGCCGCGATCCTCGAGCCGTCGATCGCCGTGCTCGACGAGATCGACTCGGGGCTCGACATCGACCGCCTCCAGGACGTCTCGAAGGGCATCAACGCGCTCCGTGACGAGCAGGGCGCGGGCATCCTCCAGATCACCCACTACCAGCGGATCCTCGACTACGTCGAGCCCGACCACGTCCACGTCATGCTCGACGGCAAGATCGCCACCAGCGGCGGGCCCGAGCTCGCCGAACGCCTCGAGGACGAGGGCTACGACTGGGTCCGCGAAGAGGCATACGAGACAGCCTGA
- the sufB gene encoding Fe-S cluster assembly protein SufB, translating into MSSDQDHLRETDSEKRFEFKKDEASAFRTEKGALDEETIRVISEDKDEPEWMLERRLRALKQFHAMPMPTDWPGQPDLSEVDIAEIVPYIRPDVDVRGGVDDWSELPDDIKDTFDQLGIPEAEKNALSGVGAQYESEVVYQNMQERWEEKGVIFCNMDEAVQEYPELVKEHFMTENVPPSDNKFAALHGAIWSGGSFVYVPEGVTVDMPVQAYFRMNSEGMGQFEHTLIIAEEGSEVHYIEGCSAPQYASFNLHSGGVEVFVGEDAHVQYSTVQNWSKNTYNLNTKRAICEANGTMEWVSGSMGSKATMLYPSTILKGRGATDNHITIAFAGEGQNIDTGAKVYHNAPRTKSTIESKSISKDGGRTNYRGLVHISDGAEHSSTSVECDALMFDNESTSDTMPYMEIEESKVDVAHEATVGKIGDEDVFYLQSRGLDDDDAKQMIVAGFIEPITEELPIEYAVELNRLIELEMEGSLG; encoded by the coding sequence ATGAGTTCAGACCAAGACCACCTGCGCGAGACCGACTCCGAGAAGCGCTTCGAGTTCAAGAAGGACGAGGCCTCCGCGTTCAGAACCGAGAAGGGCGCACTCGACGAGGAGACCATCCGGGTCATCTCCGAGGACAAGGACGAGCCCGAGTGGATGCTTGAGCGCCGCCTTCGAGCCCTGAAGCAGTTCCACGCGATGCCGATGCCGACCGACTGGCCGGGCCAGCCCGACCTCTCCGAGGTCGACATCGCGGAGATCGTCCCCTACATCCGACCCGACGTCGACGTCCGCGGTGGCGTCGACGACTGGAGCGAGCTCCCCGACGACATCAAGGACACCTTCGACCAGCTCGGGATCCCCGAGGCCGAGAAGAACGCGCTCTCGGGCGTCGGTGCCCAGTACGAGTCCGAGGTCGTCTACCAGAACATGCAGGAGCGCTGGGAGGAGAAGGGCGTCATCTTCTGCAACATGGACGAGGCGGTCCAGGAATACCCAGAACTCGTCAAGGAACACTTCATGACGGAGAACGTTCCGCCGTCGGACAACAAGTTCGCGGCGCTCCACGGCGCGATCTGGTCCGGCGGGAGCTTCGTCTACGTCCCCGAGGGCGTCACCGTCGACATGCCCGTCCAGGCCTACTTCCGAATGAACTCGGAGGGGATGGGCCAGTTCGAGCACACCCTCATCATCGCCGAGGAGGGCTCGGAGGTCCACTACATCGAGGGCTGTTCGGCCCCGCAGTACGCGAGCTTCAACCTCCACTCCGGCGGCGTCGAGGTCTTCGTTGGCGAGGACGCCCACGTCCAGTACTCCACCGTCCAGAACTGGTCGAAGAACACCTACAACCTCAACACCAAGCGCGCGATCTGTGAGGCCAACGGCACGATGGAGTGGGTCTCGGGCTCGATGGGCTCGAAGGCCACGATGCTCTACCCCTCGACCATCCTGAAGGGCCGCGGTGCGACCGACAACCACATCACGATCGCCTTCGCGGGCGAGGGCCAGAACATCGACACCGGTGCGAAGGTCTACCACAACGCGCCACGAACCAAGTCCACGATCGAATCCAAGTCGATATCGAAGGACGGTGGCCGGACCAACTACCGAGGGCTGGTCCACATCTCCGACGGCGCGGAGCACTCCAGTACATCGGTGGAGTGTGACGCGCTGATGTTCGACAACGAGTCGACCTCCGATACGATGCCGTACATGGAGATCGAGGAGTCGAAGGTCGACGTAGCCCACGAGGCGACGGTCGGAAAGATCGGCGACGAGGACGTCTTCTACCTCCAGTCGCGCGGACTGGACGACGACGACGCCAAGCAGATGATCGTCGCCGGCTTCATCGAACCGATCACCGAAGAGCTCCCGATCGAGTACGCGGTCGAACTCAACCGACTGATCGAACTCGAGATGGAGGGGAGCCTCGGGTAA